In Dromaius novaehollandiae isolate bDroNov1 chromosome 3, bDroNov1.hap1, whole genome shotgun sequence, the following are encoded in one genomic region:
- the ADI1 gene encoding acireductone dioxygenase yields the protein MVEAWYMDESPEDQRAPHRLQPNRAVALEQLRQLGVCYRKLDADNYEADPCLKEIRKAENYSWMDIITIQKDKLPNYEEKIKTFYEEHLHLDDEIRYILDGSGYFDVRDKDDKWIRIFMEKGDMITLPAGIYHRFTLDENNYVKAMRLFVGEPVWTAYNRPADHFPARKQYMKFLTEKAQ from the exons ATGGTGGAGGCCTGGTACATGGACGAGTCCCCGGAAGACCAGCGCGCGCCGCACCGCCTGCAGCCCAACCGCGCCGTCGCCTTGGAGCAGCTGCGCCAGCTCGGCGTCTGCTACCGCAAA CTGGATGCTGATAACTATGAGGCTGATCCATGTCTGAAAGAGATTCGGAAAGCAGAAAATTATTCTTGGATGGATATAATAACTATACAAAAAGACAAGCTTCCAAATTATGAAGAAAAG ataaaaacattttatgaagAACATTTGCACCTAGACGATGAAATTCGCTACATCTTAGATGGATCTGGCTATTTTGATGTTCGAGACAAGGATGACAAGTGGATCCGGATTTTCATGGAGAAAGGAGACATGATAACCCTGCCTGCTGGCATATATCACCGATTTACACTGGATGAGAAT AATTACGTGAAGGCAATGAGGCTATTTGTTGGAGAACCAGTCTGGACAGCATACAACCGGCCAGCTGATCATTTTCCTGCTCGGAAACAATATATGAAGTTTTTGACTGAAAAAGCACAGTAA